One Polynucleobacter sp. MWH-Spelu-300-X4 genomic window carries:
- the soxB gene encoding thiosulfohydrolase SoxB, translating to MNRREFLQVLAVASAGGMVLNTDYASAQVAANKFYDLPRFGNVHFLHFTDCHAQLKPIYFREPDVNLGFGSQFGQTPHLVGEHLLKAHNIKPGTPEAHAFTYLDFEKAAATYGKVGGFAHLATLVKKMKASRPGALLLDGGDTWQGSGTALWTNGQDMVDACLALGVDIMTPHWEMTLGEERVKEIVEKDFKGKVSFLAQNIKTNDFGDQVFDPYVIREMNGVKVAIIGQAFPYTPIANPRYMVANWTFGIQEEHMQQMVQEVRAKGAKVVVVLSHNGMDVDLKMASRVTGIDAIMGGHTHDGVPTPVKVKNASGVTLVTNAGSNGKYLGVLDFKVNAGKVSDFRYKLLPVFSEMIPADSAMNQLISKMRAPFESKLSEKLAVTEGLLYRRGNFNGSFDQLILDGLMAVKNAEIAFSPGFRWGTSLLPGQAITMEHLLDQTAITYPWTTVSTMSGEMIKTILEDVADNLFNPDPYYQQGGDMVRVGGLQYDINPTAQAGKRINNMMLRGQLIDPNKSYKVAGWAPVAEEAKAVGGEPIWDVMSKYLRDIKTVKAKSLNMPKIEGIKGNPGFGV from the coding sequence ATGAATCGCCGAGAATTTTTGCAGGTATTAGCCGTAGCTTCTGCTGGAGGTATGGTTTTAAATACTGACTATGCAAGTGCGCAAGTTGCAGCTAATAAATTTTATGATTTGCCTCGTTTTGGTAATGTTCATTTCTTGCATTTCACAGATTGTCATGCGCAGTTAAAACCTATTTATTTTCGCGAACCTGATGTCAATTTAGGTTTTGGTTCTCAGTTTGGGCAGACGCCCCATTTGGTGGGGGAGCATTTATTAAAGGCTCACAATATTAAGCCTGGAACGCCAGAGGCTCATGCGTTTACTTATTTGGATTTTGAAAAAGCGGCAGCTACATACGGTAAGGTTGGTGGCTTTGCCCATTTGGCAACCTTAGTTAAAAAAATGAAGGCTAGTCGACCTGGCGCTTTATTGCTTGATGGTGGTGATACTTGGCAAGGCTCAGGCACCGCTTTATGGACTAATGGCCAGGATATGGTAGATGCTTGTTTGGCTTTGGGCGTTGACATCATGACGCCTCATTGGGAGATGACGCTTGGTGAGGAGCGCGTCAAAGAGATTGTTGAAAAAGACTTTAAGGGTAAGGTTTCTTTCTTAGCGCAAAACATTAAGACTAATGATTTTGGTGATCAAGTATTTGATCCTTATGTTATCCGTGAAATGAATGGTGTGAAAGTGGCCATCATTGGTCAGGCTTTCCCCTATACACCAATTGCTAATCCTCGTTATATGGTCGCTAATTGGACATTTGGTATTCAAGAAGAGCATATGCAGCAAATGGTGCAAGAGGTTCGTGCCAAAGGGGCTAAGGTTGTTGTAGTGTTATCGCACAATGGTATGGATGTGGATCTTAAGATGGCTAGCCGCGTAACGGGTATTGATGCGATCATGGGTGGTCATACGCATGATGGTGTGCCAACGCCAGTTAAAGTGAAGAATGCTAGTGGTGTGACTTTGGTCACCAATGCTGGATCAAATGGTAAATATTTGGGTGTTTTAGACTTCAAAGTGAACGCCGGAAAGGTTAGTGATTTCCGCTATAAATTATTGCCTGTGTTTTCTGAAATGATTCCGGCTGATTCTGCTATGAATCAGTTGATTAGCAAAATGAGAGCTCCTTTTGAGTCAAAACTTTCTGAGAAGTTAGCGGTAACGGAAGGGTTGTTGTATAGACGAGGCAATTTCAATGGCAGTTTTGATCAGTTAATTCTAGATGGGTTAATGGCGGTGAAGAATGCCGAGATAGCTTTTTCACCGGGTTTCCGTTGGGGTACATCGCTATTACCAGGTCAAGCTATTACGATGGAGCATTTGTTAGATCAAACAGCTATTACTTATCCTTGGACAACCGTTAGCACCATGAGTGGTGAGATGATTAAAACGATTTTAGAGGACGTGGCTGATAACTTATTTAACCCAGATCCTTATTATCAGCAAGGCGGTGATATGGTACGTGTGGGTGGGCTTCAATATGATATTAATCCCACGGCGCAGGCTGGTAAGCGAATTAATAACATGATGCTACGTGGTCAACTAATTGATCCAAATAAGTCTTATAAGGTGGCAGGCTGGGCTCCGGTGGCAGAGGAAGCTAAGGCTGTAGGTGGTGAGCCCATTTGGGATGTGATGTCTAAATATTTACGAGACATCAAAACTGTGAAAGCTAAGTCTCTAAATATGCCAAAAATTGAAGGTATCAAAGGTAATCCGGGGTTTGGTGTTTAA